Proteins encoded within one genomic window of Fusarium musae strain F31 chromosome 4, whole genome shotgun sequence:
- a CDS encoding hypothetical protein (BUSCO:EOG09261NLY~EggNog:ENOG41~MEROPS:MER0065588) produces MPTVHLLDYVAGNIRSLVNAIEKSGYEVEWVRSPEDVPKAEKLILPGVGHFGHCLSQLSQAGYLEPVRKHIADGKPFFAVCVGLQALFEGSVEDPDIPGLGVVPASLDRFEDSNKSVPHIGWNNAFTAGRAMYDLQPDSKYYYVHSYKCPYKPGELESQGWTVATGTYGTETFVGAIAKGNIFATQFHPEKSGTAGLKTIRAFLTGEGAKDLGTVVDETVANAPIKFEDSLTRRVIACLDVRTNDQGDLVVTKGDQYDVREKGDDRNVRNLGKPVEMAKKYYESGADEVTFLNITSFRDCPVADLPMLEVLRQTSRTVFVPLTIGGGIRDTMDTDGTKVSALEIASMYFKSGADKVSIGSDAVLAAEEYYSIGRKLFGNTAIEQISRAYGNQAVVVSVDPKRVYVPKPDATRHNIIKTQFPGPKGEEYCWYACTIKGGRETRDMDVVELAQAVEAMGTGEILLNCIDKDGTNSGFDHELINQVKGAIKIPVIASSGAGNPAHFEEVFEKTATDAALGAGMFHRGEYTVKQVKDYLKERGLKVRQFEE; encoded by the exons ATGCCCACTGTTCACCTGTTGGACTATGTCGCCGGCAACATCAGGAGCCTGGTAAATGCCATTGAGAAGTCTGGTTACGAAGTAGAATGGGTCAGATCGCCGGAAGACGTTCCAAAGGCAGAG AAACTCATCCTCCCCGGTGTCGGCCACTTTGGACATTGTCTATCCCAATTGTCACAAGCTGGCTATCTTGAGCCAGTTCGAAAGCACATTGCTGATGGAAAGCCATTCTTCGCTGTATGTGTCGGCTTACAAGCCCTATTTGAGGGTTCTGTAGAGGACCCCGACATCCCCGGCCTCGGAGTCGTTCCAGCTTCCTTGGATCGTTTCGAGGACTCAAATAAATCCGTCCCCCACATCGGGTGGAACAACGCTTTCACAGCTGGGCGAGCCATGTACGATCTTCAACCGGACTCAAAGTACTACTATGTTCACTCTTACAAATGCCCCTACAAGCCGGGTGAGCTTGAGTCACAGGGGTGGACTGTCGCTACTGGAACCTATGGTACCGAGACTTTCGTAGGCGCCATTGCGAAGGGAAACATTTTTGCAACCCAGTTTCACCCCGAAAAGTCTGGCACTGCAGGTTTGAAAACTATCCGGGCTTTCCTCACAGGTGAAGGCGCAAAGGATCTTGGTACCGTTGTTGACGAGACTGTCGCCAATGCCCCGATCAAATTCGAGGACAGCTTAACACGGCGAGTCATTGCCTGTCTAGATGTGAGGACAAATGACCAGGGTGACTTGGTCGTTACAAAGGGTGATCAGTACGATGTTCGCGAGAAGGGCGATGACCGCAACGTGCGAAACCTCGGCAAGCCTGTCGAGATGGCTAAGAAATACTACGAATCCGGTGCCGACGAGGTGACTTTTCTCAACATCACTTCTTTCAGAGACTGCCCTGTTGCCGATCTCCCTATGCTCGAGGTTCTTCGTCAAACGTCTCGCACCGTCTTTGTGCCCTTGACCATCGGCGGTGGTATTCGTGACACAATGGATACTGACGGCACAAAGGTGTCAGCCCTTGAAATTGCGAGCATGTATTTCAAGTCTGGCGCTGACAAGGTCTCAATCGGCTCCGACGCTGttcttgctgctgaagaGTACTACTCTATAGGCCGCAAGCTCTTTGGCAATACTGCCATTGAGCAGATCTCACGCGCCTATGGTAACCAAGCCGTCGTTGTGAGCGTTGATCCCAAGCGTGTCTATGTTCCCAAGCCTGATGCCACCCGTCACAACATCATAAAGACGCAATTTCCTGGTCCTAAGGGCGAGGAATACTGTTGGTACGCTTGTACAATCAAAGGCGGTCGTGAGACTCGTGATATGGATGTTGTCGAGCTTGCCCAAGCCGTTGAAGCAATGGGAACCGGAGAGATCCTTCTCAACTGCATTGACAAGGACGGTACCAATAGTGGGTTTGACCACGAGCTCATCAACCAGGTGAAGGGAGCTATCAAGATCCCCGTCATTGCCTCAAGCGGTGCTGGCAACCCGGCTCATTTCGAGGAAGTCTTTGAGAAGACTGCTACGGATGCTGCTTTGGGGGCCGGTATGTTCCACCGCGGCGAGTACACCGTTAAACAGGTAAAGGACTACTTGAAGGAAAGGGGTCTCAAAGTTAGACAATTTGAGGAATGA
- a CDS encoding hypothetical protein (BUSCO:EOG09261QYO) — protein MAGIEQLESYIVRWVKVDEGNTLSWSVQPHKKSINFGIVKHPGSGATTFASSTAEDLNNGTEESGGTSDGKSARFSKKDINAQELLKSKGFIPIKWIGKCEADKVSIGTYEVNHDQSGMYGLVFDNTFSKQTSKTATFVVMTYPTGAPPQTSSHLPNLQAPKAGASQTSLGRHSSPKLDGVASASLDSLHSHNAVANLNSVSGRSEVASGNYHVGVLHKRRRKKGQGYARRFFSLDYSTCTLSYYYNPKSSALRGAIPLSLAAIAADERRREISIDSGAEVWHLRAPNDKEFQDWAHALEKASRVARGLETLDLPKNDHLKINTRQLQPIHQSSPQEDREWEQVESLVSRVVGTRDALRRLTREVTAQAKPPPVTSPQYLSPGATTSAIDENDTYFTPPPEQRRSFWRRKSNTPAISPATLGAPTAMAVPAPGGVTTTISANMPNHSRRQSKGLVREERSLQDHCQSLLTDLDSVVSEFTTLINNSKRRRMPVPLSAGGVSRKSIDTVSTADEFFDAEDANSAVLKIDGSEDEASRSEEAEDEEEDSFRDNSSVSSIGENDTANLDDASHLFPTKPKSLTPLPIEQAITRRSTIPPAAAAAPSLIAFFRKNVGKDFSTISMPVASNEPSSMCQKVAEQLEYAQLLNQAAKQSSPTDRLLFVAAFAVSQFSSGRAKERAIRKPFTPLLGETFELVRSEKEVPGGFRLLVEKVQHRPLLLAMQADSANWSFSQSPAPGQKFWGKSAEITTDGRVRIVLRLSNGSEERYSWNIATMFLRNVVMGEKYVEPVGTMHVVNDSTCHKAAVEFKSKGMWGGRIEDVSVEIFNPEGVNTGSGLVGTWTNSLKTTGKGGGQEIWRVGPLVENAAQTFGLTTFAASLNEITEIEKGKLPPTDCRLRPDQRAYEQGAIDDAEDLKQKLEEAQRGRRRELEERGETYKPRWFVKVENAPEGEEVWKLKTGKDSYWEERAKGSWQGVEDLFRLT, from the exons ATGGCGGGCATTGAACAGCTTGAA TCGTATATTGTTCGCTGGGTCAAAGTCGATGAAGGGAATACACTATCGTGGAGCGTACAACCTCACAAGAAGTCCAT TAATTTTGGCATTGTCAAACATCCCGGCAGCGGTGCCACCACTTTTGCATCTTCTACAGCTGAAGATCTGAATAATGGAACTGAAGAATCGGGTGGTACCTCGGACGGGAAGTCTGCCCGCTTCTCGAAGAAGGATATAAACGCACAAGAGCTGCTAAAAAGCAAAGGATTTATACCCATCAAATGGATTGGTAAATGCGAAGCGGATAAGGTGTCCATCGGCACGTACGAGGTCAATCACGACCAGAGCGGAATGTACGGCCTCGTGTTCGATAACACGTTCTCGAAACAGACATCCAAGACGGCGACTTTCGTGGTAATGACATATCCTACAGGGGCACCTCCTCAGACTTCGTCACATTTGCCTAATCTTCAAGCACCGAAAGCTGGAGCTAGCCAAACGAGTCTCGGGCGGCACAGTAGCCCTAAGCTTGACGGGGTTGCCTCTGCTTCACTAGACAGTCTTCACAGTCACAACGCCGTAGCAAACTTGAACTCCGTTTCTGGCCGTAGTGAGGTTGCCTCGGGCAATTATCATGTGGGTGTTCTCCACAAGAGGCGTCGCAAGAAGGGACAAGGCTACGCTCGCAGGTTCTTTTCGCTTGACTACTCGACATGCACTCTGTCGTACTACTATAACCCTAAGTCCTCTGCGCTCCGAGGCGCTattcccctaagcttagccGCCATCGCTGCAGATGAGCGACGGAGAGAGATCAGCATCGATTCCGGCGCTGAAGTCTGGCATTTGAGAGCCCCGAACGACAAGGAATTCCAAGACTGGGCACATGCGCTCGAAAAGGCGAGTCGCGTTGCAAGGGGCTTGGAGACGCTGGACCTACCCAAGAATGATCACTTGAAGATCAATACACGCCAGCTTCAGCCTATTCACCAGTCCTCTCCTCAAGAAGACAGGGAATGGGAGCAGGTCGAATCCCTGGTTAGCCGCGTGGTTGGTACACGCGATGCACTTCGACGCCTGACCCGTGAGGTTACAGCCCAAGCAAAACCGCCACCAGTAACCAGTCCTCAATATCTTTCACCTGGAGCCACGACTAGTGCTATCGACGAGAACGACACGTATTTCACACCCCCTCCCGAACAGAGGCGCTCCTTCTGGAGAAGAAAGTCAAACACTCCTGCGATATCCCCTGCCACGCTGGGAGCGCCAACAGCTATGGCAGTACCAGCGCCAGGTGGCGTCACTACGACTATTTCTGCCAATATGCCGAATCACTCAAGGAGACAATCCAAGGGGCTTGTTAGAGAGGAGCGCTCGCTGCAGGATCATTGTCAATCACTTCTGACGGACCTTGACTCAGTTGTCTCCGAGTTCACTACACTTATCAACAATAGTAAGCGCCGCCGCATGCCAGTGCCCTTGTCCGCAGGTGGCGTGTCAAGGAAGAGTATAGACACTGTTTCGACAGCAGACGAATTCTttgatgctgaagatgccaACTCAGCCGTTCTTAAAATTGATGGCAGCGAAGACGAAGCTTCACGATcagaagaggcagaagacgaggaggaggattctTTCCGAGACAATTCTTCTGTGTCGTCTATAGGAGAGAATGACACAGCAAACTTGGACGATGCATCTCATCTTTTCCCCACGAAACCAAAGAGCCTTACACCGTTGCCAATTGAGCAAGCCATTACCAGGAGATCAACCATACCacctgcagctgcagccgcACCGAGTTTGATCGCATTCTTCAGGAAAAATGTCGGCAAAGATTTTAGTACCATCAGTATGCCCGTTGCCTCGAACGAACCGTCATCTATGTGCCAAAAGGTGGCTGAGCAGTTGGAATACGCACAGTTACTAAACCAAGCTGCAAAGCAATCTTCTCCAACAGACAGACTCTTGTTCGTCGCAGCGTTTGCAGTCTCGCAGTTTAGTAGTGGTCGAGCCAAAGAGCGTGCTATCCGGAAGCCCTTCACACCTCTACTGGGCGAAACCTTTGAACTGGTTCGAAGCGAAAAGGAGGTGCCCGGAGGCTTCAGACTTTTAGTCGAGAAGGTCCAGCATCGACCTCTTCTCCTTGCCATGCAAGCAGACTCAGCCAACTGGTCGTTCTCCCAATCACCAGCCCCAGGTCAAAAGTTTTGGGGCAAGAGCGCTGAAATCACGACAGACGGCCGTGTTCGAATTGTGCTACGTCTATCAAATGGCTCCGAAGAGCGATATTCATGGAATATTGCTACTATGTTCTTGCGCAACGTGGTTATGGGTGAAAAGTACGTGGAGCCTGTAGGCACAATGCATGTCGTCAATGACAGTACATGTCAcaaggctgctgttgagttCAAGAGCAAGGGCATGTGGGGCGGACGTATTGAGGATGTCAGTGTGGAGATTTTCAACCCCGAAGGAGTAAACACAGGCAGCGGCTTGGTTGGTACATGGACCAACAGCTTGAAGACAACAGGCAAAGGTGGCGGCCAGGAGATTTGGCGTGTTGGACCACTGGTGGAAAATGCTGCCCAGACATTCGGTCTCACAACTTTTGCTGCCAGCTTGAACGAGATTACAGAGATCGAGAAGGGCAAACTGCCTCCTACGGATTGTCGCCTGCGACCCGATCAGCGTGCGTACGAACAAGGCGCtatcgatgatgctgaggaccTGAAACAAAAGCTGGAGGAAGCTCAGCGCGGTCGACGCCGAGAGCTCGAAGAGCGGGGTGAGACATACAAACCTCGATGGTTTGTCAAGGTCGAGAACGCTCcagagggagaggaagtGTGGAAGCTCAAGACAGGAAAGGATAGTTACTGGGAGGAGCGCGCAAAGGGAAGCTGGCAAGGGGTTGAGGACCTCTTTAGGCTTACGTGA
- a CDS encoding hypothetical protein (CAZy:GH72): protein MKTVAFLSALAAVASATPTLKEPPSKRASLPAVSVSGNAFWTGKDRFYLRGIDYQPGGASANEDPLADPDVCKRDIKYFKELGVNVVRVYAVDNKADHDECMSALDAAGIYLVLDVNNPKYSINRAEPGPSYNAAYIQSVFATVEMFAKYDNTLAFFSGNEVMNDEKDTDKSAPYVKAITRDMRNYLKARKLRQVPVGYSAADVASNRMQTAHYMNCGSEEVRSDFFAFNDYSWCNSDFKTSGWDVKVKNFTNYGIPIFLSEYGCIENRPRKFEELEPLMDSQMSSVYSGGLMYEYSLEDNDYGIVTIKNGKVTTEKEFDLFKSALSKYPMPTGTGGAAKTSHGVACPTSESVWQVDPSYLPEMPSEAEKYMKDGAGKGPGINGKGSHFDTDSGTATASVAMGSSTSTGSASASDDDDDSGAASLGFGALYVSAAATLFTLVGTLLL, encoded by the exons ATGAAGACCGTTGCTTTCCTCTCCGCCTTGGCGGCTGTCGCTTCGGCTACCCCTACTCTCAAGGAGCCTCCCAGCAAGCGTGCTTCCCTCCCCGCGGTCTCGGTTTCCGGCAATG CTTTCTGGACTGGCAAGGACCGATTCTACCTCCGAGGTATCGACTACCAGCCCGGTGGTGCCTCTGCTAATGAGGATCCTCTCGCCGATCCCGATGTTTGCAAGCGTGATATCAAGTACTTCAAGGAGCTCGGCGTCAATGTTGTTCGCGTCTACGCTGTCGACAACAAGGCTGATCACGACGAGTGCATGAGTGCGCTCGACGCCGCTGGCATCTACCTCGTTCTCGATGTCAACAACCCCAAGTACTCCATCAACCGTGCCGAGCCCGGTCCTTCTTACAATGCCGCCTACATCCAGAGCGTTTTCGCCACCGTCGAGATGTTCGCCAAGTACGACAACACACTCGCTTTCTTCTCCGGAAATGAGGTCATGAACGACGAGAAGGATACCGACAAGTCCGCTCCCTACGTCAAGGCCATCACTCGTGATATGCGAAACTACCTCAAGGCCCGCAAGCTCCGCCAGGTTCCTGTCGGCTATTCTGCTGCCGATGTTGCCTCCAACCGCATGCAAACCGCTCACTACATGAATTGCGGTTCTGAGGAGGTTCGATCCGACTTCTTCGCTTTCAACGATTACTCCTGGTGCAACAGCGACTTCAAGACCTCTGGCTGGgacgtcaaggtcaagaacttcACCAACTACGGTATCCCCATTTT CCTGTCCGAGTACGGTTGCATTGAGAACCGCCCTCGCAAgttcgaggagcttgagccCCTGATGGACAGCCAGATGTCCTCAGTCTACTCCGGTGGCCTTATGTATGAGTACTCCCTCGAGGACAATGACTACGGTATCGTCACAATCAAGAACGGCAAGGTCACAACCGAAAAGGAGTTCGATCTCTTCAAGTCTGCTCTCTCCAAGTACCCCATGCCCACTGGCACTGGCGGTGCTGCCAAGACCTCCCATGGCGTTGCTTGCCCTACATCCGAGTCCGTCTGGCAGGTCGATCCCAGCTACCTCCCAGAGATGCCCTCCGAGGCAGAGAAGTACATGAAGGACGGTGCCGGCAAGGGCCCCGGCATCAACGGCAAGGGATCCCACTTCGACACTGACAGCGGTACCGCCACTGCCAGCGTTGCCATGGgctcttccacttccacaGGCTCggcctctgcctctgatgatgatgatgacagcgGCGCTGCTAGCCTTGGCTTCGGTGCCTTGTACGTCTCCGCTGCCGCCACTCTCTTCACCCTTGTCGGAACCCTTTTGCTGTAG
- a CDS encoding hypothetical protein (EggNog:ENOG41): protein MSSIAPLPAYTSYKNIIVSSPNPFVAHVEINRPQKLNAFTQELWLEFGRVFKQLSGDEDVRAVVVSGAGDRAFTAGLDVQSASNDGILSGSQADIAKKAKIVRNHIEEFQDSIGAMEKCEKPVICVLHGVSIGLAIDIACCADIRICASNTRFAVKEVDIGMAADIGTLARLPKLVGSTSWVKDVCLTARDFSAQEALSVGFVSQVHEGKQAAVQAAVALATTLADKSPVAVQGTKELLNHGRDHTVAESLRYTQVWNAAAVQGKDFSSALMSGLKKTKPRFEKL from the exons ATGTCTTCCATCGCACCTCTTCCCGCTTACACATCTTACAAAAACATAATTGTCAGCTCACCAAACCCTTTCGTCGCTCATGTCGAGATAAACCGACCTCAAAAGCTCAACGCCTTTACTCAAGAACTATGGCTCGAGTTTGGGCGTGTCTTCAAGCAGCTCAGCGGTGATGAAGACGTTCGTGCTGTTGTAGTCAGCGGCGCTGGCGACCGAGCCTTTACCGCAGGGTTGGACGTGCAGTCTGCGTCCAATGATGGAATCCTCTCTGGTTCTCAAGCGGATATCGCcaaaaaggctaaaatagTAAGAAACCACATTGAGGAATTTCAGGACTCGATTGGCGCTATGGAGAAGTGCGAGAAAC CTGTCATTTGCGTGCTTCATGGTGTCTCTATTGGCCTTGCTATTGATATCGCCTGCTGCGCTGACATCCGCATCTGCGCCTCCAACACACGCTTCGCCGTCAAGGAAGTTGACATTGGCATGGCCGCTGATATCGGAACACTGGCACGCCTGCCCAAGCTCGTTGGCTCAACATCATGGGTTAAGGACGTTTGTCTCACGGCCCGAGACTTCTCAGCCCAAGAAGCATTATCAGTAGGATTTGTGAGCCAGGTTCACGAGGGCAAACAGGCGGCTGTGCAGGCTGCTGTGGCCCTGGCAACCACACTTGCTGACAAGAGCCCTGTTGCTGTACAGGGAACGAAGGAGCTACTCAACCACGGCAGGGATCATACTGTTGCTGAGAGCTTGAGGTATACGCAAGTATGGAATGCAGCGGCTGTGCAAGGCAAGGACTTTTCGTCGGCGTTGATGAGTggattgaagaagacgaagccgAGGTTTGAGAAGTTGTAG
- the TFB5 gene encoding TFIIH complex subunit tfb5: MPRAIRGVLIECDPSIKSIIVSIDSANHDYIIEDLDDERVVVKETMVSTLKHKLEERLKENLPPEEESGSE, encoded by the exons ATGCCTCGTGCAATCAGAG GCGTTCTTATCGAGTGCGATCCTTCAATCAAGTCTATCATTGTCAGCATCGACAGTGCTAACCATGACTACATCATTGAGGACCTCGACGATGAACGCGTGGTTGTGAAAGAGACCATGGTCTCAACGCTCAAGCATAAGCTCGAAGAA CGACTCAAAGAAAACCTTCCTCCTGAAGAGGAGTCCGGTTCCGAGTAG